A window of the Polaribacter sp. HaHaR_3_91 genome harbors these coding sequences:
- the trpB gene encoding tryptophan synthase subunit beta, with product MKSKFHPDKNGYYGQFGGAFIPELLYPNVKELEDNYLQILESEEFQEEYKSLLKDYVGRPSPLYLAKRLSEKYGAFIYLKREDLNHTGAHKVNNTIGQILVAKKLGKTKIIAETGAGQHGVATATVCALMGLECTVFMGEKDIERQAPNVARMKMLGAKVIPALSGSRTLKDATNEAIRYWIQHPETFYLIGSVVGPHPYPDMVARLQAVISEEMKWQLKEKTGKENPDTIIACVGGGSNAAGAFYHYMDDEEVELIAVEASGLGVNSGESAATSQLGQVGIIHGSKTILMQDEYGQIVEPYSISAGLDYPGVGPLHAFLYESKRAKFMDATDKEALAAAYELTRIEGIIPALESAHALAVLSKIKFKKDQVVVVNLSGRGDKDLETFINHLEE from the coding sequence ATGAAATCAAAATTTCACCCAGACAAAAATGGTTATTACGGACAATTTGGAGGTGCTTTTATCCCAGAATTGTTATATCCGAATGTAAAGGAGTTAGAAGATAATTACCTTCAAATTTTAGAATCGGAAGAGTTTCAAGAAGAATATAAATCCTTATTAAAAGATTACGTTGGTCGCCCAAGTCCGTTGTATTTGGCAAAACGTTTGTCAGAAAAATACGGTGCTTTTATTTATTTAAAACGAGAAGATTTAAACCATACAGGAGCACATAAAGTAAACAATACGATTGGTCAGATTTTGGTTGCTAAGAAATTAGGGAAAACTAAGATTATAGCAGAAACAGGTGCAGGGCAACATGGTGTCGCTACCGCTACAGTTTGTGCTTTAATGGGCTTAGAGTGTACTGTTTTTATGGGAGAAAAAGACATTGAGCGTCAAGCGCCAAATGTTGCACGTATGAAAATGTTGGGTGCAAAAGTAATTCCTGCTTTAAGCGGAAGTAGAACTTTAAAAGACGCAACAAATGAAGCGATAAGGTATTGGATTCAGCATCCAGAAACGTTTTACTTAATTGGTTCTGTAGTTGGTCCGCATCCGTACCCAGATATGGTTGCACGTTTACAAGCAGTAATTTCAGAAGAAATGAAATGGCAGCTAAAAGAGAAAACAGGTAAAGAAAATCCGGATACAATTATAGCTTGTGTTGGTGGAGGATCTAATGCTGCTGGGGCTTTTTATCACTATATGGATGATGAAGAGGTAGAACTAATAGCAGTAGAGGCTTCTGGTTTAGGAGTTAATTCTGGTGAAAGTGCTGCCACTTCTCAATTAGGACAAGTAGGAATTATTCATGGTTCTAAAACCATTTTAATGCAAGATGAATACGGACAAATTGTTGAACCTTATTCTATTTCAGCAGGTTTAGATTATCCGGGAGTTGGCCCTTTACATGCGTTTTTATACGAAAGTAAAAGAGCTAAGTTTATGGATGCTACAGATAAAGAAGCATTGGCAGCAGCATATGAATTAACTAGAATTGAGGGAATTATTCCTGCCTTAGAAAGTGCGCATGCTTTGGCTGTTTTATCAAAAATTAAATTTAAAAAGGACCAAGTTGTGGTGGTTAATTTATCGGGTAGAGGAGATAAAGATTTAGAAACGTTTATCAATCATTTAGAAGAATAA
- a CDS encoding S41 family peptidase has product MIKKTLFFYAVLFSTTVLIAQSTLIRMPSISPDASKMAFSFDGDIWVLDLKTNQPKRLTIHQAYETSPTWNSESNQLVFTSNRRGNTNIFKTGLNGGIPKQLTYYPTTDTPSQWNADGEIIFSSNRIYKGTERETSIYKINENGETPNRFMTALGSQASISPNGNLVAFVKGTCRISREDYNGPAQRDIWIYNIKTQEYHQITTSNKNDHSPFWDAQSNLFYIGAESGRYNIYKTLLNTNGSKNGTENKLTDLKVNGVLSYSVSNNGTIIYNSGLDVFKIENGSTSKINLNLATDNRFELEETETVSSGIKDLNVSPNGKLIALSINGEIFVKENNKDKKKTNNVSNNPFKDDNPFWIDDNTLGFLSDRNGQNELYKVVSTDDKVNLSRSLKTKVTKLTKSKIDVFEPLVSPNGKKISYRIGRGQLVIADLKEGKIVNVKSYSDTWAAAEGVAWSPDSKYIAYSQDDLNFDSEIYIQSIENPSKKINVSMHPRSDSSPAWSPDGKKLSFVSNRAGDRGGINYDTWMIWLQKSDWEKTKTDFEEGDYYSSKEDVKSKDEKKVVDVKIDEDKIYDRLVQLTNWAGNESGRFFSADSKSIYIAALDATTGESGLYKLDLKGGKPKLVKGVGGLRGYSLHKDNLYYAAEGKLKSLNLKSDKVLSFSHSATYTTNFSKLNEQVFEEGVRAITAGFYDPKFHGYNWDKIVERYRPMVLAAESKHDYSFMFNNMLGQLNASHMGYRGKTPEKVSNDNIGLLGLDVSNVKKGVKINFILPNSTATKNNVSLQKGDVITTVNGVEIKENTNFYSLLKNTSENEILLNLADKREIVVRTESTRTISNLRYEEWINSRKKLVDEYSNGQLGYIHIQGMNLPSFERFERELKASGYGKKGIVIDVRNNGGGWTTDRLMAVLTVQQHSYTVPRGATDNLQRDNKNFSGNYPFNERALLAVNTKPLVALTNESSYSNAEIFAHAFKSFKLGKVVGQPTFGAVISTGSQRLQDGSIRMPYRAWYVKESGMNMENGPAVPDILVQNKPGWKARGEDDQLKKAVEVLLQDLN; this is encoded by the coding sequence ATGATTAAAAAGACTTTATTTTTTTATGCAGTTCTATTTAGTACAACTGTTTTAATTGCTCAAAGCACCTTAATAAGAATGCCATCTATAAGCCCAGACGCTTCTAAGATGGCATTTAGTTTTGATGGTGATATTTGGGTTCTCGATTTAAAAACAAATCAGCCTAAAAGGCTAACAATTCATCAAGCTTATGAGACCAGTCCTACATGGAATTCAGAAAGTAATCAGTTAGTTTTTACTTCTAATAGAAGAGGAAATACAAACATTTTTAAAACAGGTTTAAACGGAGGAATCCCTAAACAATTAACCTACTATCCTACAACAGATACACCGAGTCAGTGGAATGCTGATGGAGAAATTATATTTTCAAGTAATAGAATTTATAAAGGAACAGAAAGAGAAACATCAATTTATAAAATTAACGAAAACGGAGAAACTCCTAATCGTTTTATGACTGCTTTAGGTAGTCAGGCTTCTATATCGCCTAACGGTAATTTAGTTGCTTTTGTAAAAGGAACTTGTAGAATTTCTAGAGAAGATTATAACGGTCCTGCACAAAGAGATATTTGGATTTATAATATAAAGACCCAAGAATATCATCAAATTACTACAAGTAACAAAAACGATCATTCTCCGTTTTGGGATGCGCAAAGCAATTTGTTTTATATAGGTGCAGAAAGCGGTAGATATAATATTTATAAAACTTTATTAAATACAAACGGTAGCAAAAATGGTACAGAAAATAAGTTAACAGATTTAAAAGTTAATGGTGTTTTATCTTACTCTGTAAGTAACAATGGTACTATTATTTACAACAGCGGATTAGATGTTTTTAAAATAGAAAATGGATCAACATCAAAAATAAACCTAAACTTAGCAACAGATAATAGATTTGAGTTAGAAGAAACAGAGACGGTTTCTAGCGGAATTAAAGATTTAAATGTTTCGCCAAACGGAAAATTAATAGCGTTAAGTATTAACGGAGAAATTTTTGTGAAAGAAAATAATAAGGATAAAAAGAAAACAAATAATGTTAGTAATAATCCTTTTAAAGATGATAATCCTTTTTGGATAGACGATAATACATTAGGTTTTTTATCAGATAGAAACGGTCAAAATGAGCTATATAAAGTTGTTTCTACAGATGATAAAGTAAACTTAAGTAGAAGCCTAAAAACGAAAGTTACAAAACTAACAAAAAGTAAAATTGATGTTTTTGAACCATTAGTTTCGCCAAACGGAAAGAAAATTTCTTATAGAATTGGTAGAGGACAATTGGTAATTGCAGATTTAAAAGAGGGTAAAATAGTTAACGTTAAAAGTTATTCAGATACATGGGCAGCAGCAGAAGGTGTAGCCTGGAGCCCGGACAGTAAGTACATTGCATATTCTCAAGATGATTTAAATTTTGATAGTGAAATCTATATTCAATCTATAGAAAATCCATCTAAAAAGATAAATGTTTCTATGCATCCTAGGTCAGATTCTTCTCCGGCTTGGAGTCCAGACGGAAAAAAACTTTCTTTTGTTTCTAATAGAGCAGGAGATAGAGGAGGTATTAATTACGATACTTGGATGATTTGGTTACAAAAATCTGATTGGGAAAAAACCAAAACAGATTTTGAAGAAGGAGATTATTACAGTTCTAAAGAAGATGTTAAAAGCAAGGATGAAAAGAAAGTTGTTGATGTAAAAATTGATGAAGATAAAATTTACGACAGACTTGTACAGTTAACAAATTGGGCAGGTAATGAAAGCGGAAGATTTTTTAGTGCAGATAGTAAGAGTATTTATATTGCAGCTTTAGATGCAACAACAGGTGAAAGTGGTTTGTATAAATTAGACTTAAAAGGAGGCAAACCAAAATTAGTTAAAGGTGTTGGTGGTTTACGCGGTTATAGTTTACATAAGGATAATTTATATTATGCTGCAGAAGGAAAGTTAAAATCTTTAAACTTAAAATCTGATAAAGTTTTATCATTTTCTCATTCAGCTACCTATACAACAAACTTTAGTAAACTAAATGAACAAGTTTTTGAAGAAGGTGTTAGGGCAATTACTGCAGGTTTTTATGATCCTAAGTTTCATGGATATAATTGGGATAAAATTGTAGAAAGATACCGACCAATGGTTTTAGCAGCCGAAAGTAAACATGACTATTCTTTTATGTTTAACAATATGTTAGGGCAGTTAAATGCAAGTCATATGGGATATAGAGGTAAAACGCCAGAAAAAGTTTCTAATGATAATATTGGTTTATTAGGTTTGGATGTTTCTAATGTAAAAAAAGGAGTGAAAATAAACTTTATCTTACCAAACTCTACAGCAACAAAAAACAATGTTTCTTTGCAAAAAGGAGATGTTATTACCACTGTAAATGGAGTAGAAATTAAAGAAAATACTAACTTTTATAGTTTGTTAAAAAATACTTCTGAAAATGAAATCTTATTAAATCTAGCTGATAAAAGAGAAATTGTGGTAAGAACAGAATCTACGAGAACGATTAGTAATTTACGTTATGAAGAATGGATAAACTCTAGAAAAAAGTTAGTAGATGAATATTCTAACGGACAATTAGGATATATTCATATACAAGGAATGAATTTACCAAGTTTTGAGCGTTTTGAAAGAGAGTTAAAAGCAAGTGGTTATGGTAAAAAAGGAATTGTAATAGATGTTAGAAATAATGGTGGAGGTTGGACTACAGACCGTTTAATGGCTGTTTTAACAGTGCAACAACATTCTTACACTGTACCAAGAGGAGCAACTGATAATTTACAAAGAGATAACAAAAATTTCTCTGGCAATTATCCTTTTAACGAAAGAGCTTTATTGGCTGTAAATACAAAGCCTTTAGTTGCTTTAACAAATGAAAGCAGTTATTCTAATGCAGAAATTTTTGCACACGCATTTAAAAGTTTTAAGTTAGGTAAAGTAGTAGGGCAACCAACCTTTGGAGCTGTAATTTCTACAGGTTCTCAAAGATTGCAAGATGGTTCTATTAGAATGCCTTATAGAGCTTGGTATGTTAAAGAATCTGGTATGAATATGGAAAACGGACCTGCAGTACCAGATATTTTAGTACAAAATAAACCGGGATGGAAAGCAAGGGGAGAAGATGATCAGTTAAAGAAAGCTGTAGAGGTTTTATTGCAAGATTTAAATTAG
- a CDS encoding phosphoribosylanthranilate isomerase produces MKLKVCGMKFTENIQQVAALQPDYLGFIFYEKSKRNFEGIIPEFSNSIKKTGVFVNEYIEIVISLVEEYRLEAIQLHGDESVEYVINLKKQLAENRVLFIEENKTIKKQKNKHYISKNEVEVIKVFGIKDEFNFDVLKPYLEVVDFFLFDTKGKERGGNGTKFDWSVLEKYPFEKPFFLSGGIGLEDVEEVQKILKSNLPIYALDVNSKFESKPGVKKIEELEKFKNKISR; encoded by the coding sequence ATGAAACTGAAAGTTTGCGGAATGAAATTCACCGAAAATATCCAACAAGTTGCAGCGTTGCAACCTGATTATTTGGGCTTTATTTTCTATGAAAAATCAAAAAGAAATTTTGAAGGAATTATTCCAGAATTTTCTAATTCGATAAAAAAAACGGGTGTTTTTGTAAATGAATATATAGAGATTGTTATTTCTTTAGTTGAAGAATATAGATTAGAAGCTATTCAGTTACACGGAGATGAATCTGTTGAATATGTTATCAATTTAAAAAAGCAATTAGCAGAAAATAGAGTTTTGTTTATTGAAGAAAACAAGACGATAAAAAAGCAAAAAAACAAACACTACATTTCTAAAAATGAAGTTGAGGTTATTAAAGTATTCGGAATTAAAGACGAATTTAATTTTGATGTTTTGAAGCCTTATTTAGAAGTTGTAGATTTCTTTCTGTTTGATACTAAAGGTAAAGAAAGAGGCGGAAACGGAACAAAATTTGATTGGTCTGTTTTAGAAAAATATCCTTTTGAAAAACCTTTCTTTTTAAGTGGAGGAATCGGTTTAGAAGATGTAGAAGAAGTACAAAAAATATTGAAATCTAATTTACCAATTTACGCTTTAGATGTAAATAGTAAATTTGAAAGTAAACCAGGAGTTAAGAAAATAGAAGAGTTAGAAAAATTTAAAAATAAAATATCTAGGTAA
- the trpC gene encoding indole-3-glycerol phosphate synthase TrpC, which translates to MTILDKIIAFKKKEIAKIKAEVPVQNLVKSPSFGRTTFSLKKSLLEVGSTGIIAEFKRQSPSKGIINDQATIAEVTNGYLDANVAAQSILTDTSFFGGTMADLMEARIINQQKPILRKDFIVDGFQIVEAKAIGADVILLIASCLTATELKNYGNLAADLGLEVLYEIHTQEDLDKINDLDNKIIGINNRNLNTFEVDLEHSIKLAGQIPDTCLKVSESGISDPKIITGLKEFGFQGFLIGENFMKTDNPGEACLEFINQIR; encoded by the coding sequence ATGACAATTTTAGATAAAATAATAGCATTTAAAAAGAAGGAAATTGCTAAGATAAAAGCAGAAGTTCCTGTTCAGAATTTAGTGAAAAGTCCTAGTTTTGGAAGAACAACTTTTTCATTAAAAAAATCTTTGTTAGAAGTTGGTTCTACCGGAATTATTGCAGAGTTTAAACGTCAATCTCCATCAAAAGGAATCATTAACGACCAAGCAACTATTGCAGAGGTTACCAATGGGTATTTAGATGCCAATGTAGCGGCACAATCAATCTTAACAGATACTTCATTTTTTGGAGGAACGATGGCAGATTTAATGGAAGCAAGAATCATTAATCAACAAAAACCTATTCTTAGAAAAGATTTTATTGTTGATGGATTTCAAATTGTAGAAGCAAAAGCCATTGGCGCCGATGTCATTTTATTAATTGCTTCTTGTTTGACTGCTACAGAACTAAAAAACTACGGAAATCTAGCGGCAGATTTAGGGTTAGAGGTTTTGTATGAAATTCATACCCAAGAAGATTTAGATAAAATTAACGATTTAGATAATAAGATTATCGGTATTAATAATAGAAATCTAAATACTTTTGAAGTAGATTTAGAACATTCGATTAAATTGGCTGGTCAAATTCCTGATACTTGTTTAAAGGTTTCAGAAAGCGGAATTTCTGATCCAAAGATAATTACAGGATTGAAAGAATTTGGTTTTCAAGGTTTTTTAATAGGAGAAAACTTTATGAAAACAGACAACCCGGGAGAAGCTTGTTTAGAATTTATCAATCAAATTAGATAA
- the trpA gene encoding tryptophan synthase subunit alpha has protein sequence MKKLETIFQEKKNLLSIYFTCGYPKLDDTTKVITALEKSGVDFIEVGLPYSDPLADGPTIQESSQKALENGINLDIIFDQLMTIKDTNKTPLVLMGYLNQMIKYGEDKFCQKVVDCGIETVILPDLPMVEFENHYKALFEKYGITSVFLITPHTSEERIRKIDAYSKAFIYVVASASITGAKGDISNQQIAYFERIKNMNLQSNLIVGFGISDKQTFTTACKYSNGTIIGSAFIKNLGENGIDKIDDFIKPIIS, from the coding sequence ATGAAAAAATTAGAAACAATCTTTCAGGAAAAGAAAAATTTATTATCGATTTATTTTACTTGTGGTTATCCTAAATTAGATGATACTACTAAGGTAATTACTGCATTAGAAAAAAGTGGTGTAGATTTTATAGAAGTTGGTTTACCATATTCAGATCCTTTAGCAGATGGTCCTACGATACAAGAAAGTAGCCAAAAAGCATTAGAAAACGGAATTAATTTAGACATTATATTCGATCAATTAATGACGATTAAAGACACTAATAAAACACCTTTAGTTTTAATGGGGTATTTAAATCAGATGATTAAATATGGTGAGGATAAGTTTTGTCAGAAAGTAGTAGATTGTGGTATAGAAACGGTTATTCTTCCAGATTTACCAATGGTAGAGTTTGAAAATCATTATAAAGCATTGTTTGAAAAATACGGAATTACAAGTGTATTTTTAATTACTCCGCATACATCCGAAGAAAGAATTAGAAAAATAGATGCGTATTCTAAAGCGTTTATTTATGTAGTTGCTTCTGCTTCTATTACCGGTGCAAAAGGCGATATATCTAATCAACAAATTGCATATTTCGAAAGAATTAAAAACATGAACTTGCAAAGTAATTTAATTGTTGGTTTTGGTATTTCTGATAAACAAACTTTTACAACTGCTTGTAAATATTCAAACGGAACCATTATTGGTTCTGCATTTATAAAGAACTTAGGAGAAAATGGTATTGATAAAATTGATGATTTTATTAAACCTATAATAAGTTAA
- a CDS encoding aminodeoxychorismate/anthranilate synthase component II, whose translation MKILILDNYDSFTYNLVHMVEKITGNFPAVFRNDEISIADVGTYDIIMLSPGPGIPDEAGILKEVIKTYAGIKPIFGVCLGLQAITEVFGGKIINLDDVFHGVATEMKVTDKNATIFKDVPETFMAARYHSWAATDEGFPEEIQVTARDEDGLIQAIEHKIFPISAVQFHPESILTDVGEQLVTNFINSVKK comes from the coding sequence ATGAAAATATTAATTTTAGATAATTACGATTCGTTTACCTACAATTTGGTACACATGGTAGAAAAAATTACAGGAAACTTTCCTGCGGTTTTTAGAAATGACGAAATCAGTATTGCAGATGTAGGTACGTATGATATCATTATGTTATCTCCAGGTCCAGGAATTCCGGATGAAGCAGGAATCTTAAAAGAAGTCATTAAAACATACGCAGGCATAAAACCAATATTCGGAGTTTGTTTAGGTTTGCAAGCAATTACAGAAGTTTTTGGTGGCAAAATCATCAATTTAGACGATGTTTTTCACGGAGTTGCTACAGAGATGAAAGTAACAGATAAAAACGCGACTATTTTTAAAGATGTTCCAGAAACATTTATGGCGGCACGTTATCATTCTTGGGCAGCAACAGACGAAGGTTTTCCAGAAGAAATACAAGTAACAGCAAGAGATGAAGATGGTTTAATTCAGGCAATTGAGCACAAAATATTTCCAATTTCTGCGGTTCAGTTTCACCCAGAATCTATTTTAACAGACGTTGGTGAGCAGTTGGTTACAAATTTTATAAATAGTGTAAAAAAGTAA
- a CDS encoding FKBP-type peptidyl-prolyl cis-trans isomerase codes for MKSYLTLFLSVILFTSCISDDETTCTPQTDEDIVEYIESKDLITTKTESGLYYTVNNEGTGETPTENSIVDVKYKTYFLDGTGNAESESIALNLSTLIPGLSEGIQLFKEGGSGTLIIPSELAFGESGNSTGSIPCGTVLVFEIEVLAVHDSYEAQNEVAILKYIDDNDLDAIKTESGLYYVINTEGTGAQPTSTSNVTVSYKGTFLNGETFDESTVSGIDFNLSQVIAGWTEGITYFKEGGEGILLVPYTLGYGQYGSGAIPGYTPLAFDVKLISVNN; via the coding sequence ATGAAATCCTACTTAACACTTTTTTTATCAGTAATTCTTTTTACCTCTTGTATTAGCGATGATGAAACTACTTGTACACCTCAAACAGATGAAGACATTGTTGAATATATTGAGAGTAAAGACTTAATAACTACAAAGACTGAATCTGGCTTATATTATACTGTAAACAATGAAGGTACAGGAGAAACTCCAACTGAAAATTCTATTGTAGATGTTAAATATAAAACATATTTTTTAGACGGAACTGGTAATGCAGAAAGTGAATCTATCGCTCTAAATTTAAGCACATTAATCCCAGGATTAAGTGAAGGAATTCAACTATTTAAAGAAGGAGGAAGTGGAACTTTAATTATTCCTTCTGAATTAGCTTTTGGAGAATCTGGAAACTCTACTGGATCTATTCCTTGTGGAACTGTTTTAGTTTTTGAAATAGAAGTTTTAGCTGTTCATGATAGTTATGAGGCACAAAATGAAGTTGCTATTTTAAAATATATTGATGACAACGATTTAGATGCTATAAAAACAGAGTCTGGTTTATATTACGTTATAAATACAGAAGGAACAGGAGCACAACCAACAAGTACTTCTAACGTAACTGTTTCTTACAAAGGAACTTTTTTAAACGGAGAGACTTTTGATGAAAGCACTGTGTCTGGAATAGACTTTAATTTAAGTCAAGTAATTGCTGGTTGGACAGAAGGCATTACATACTTTAAAGAAGGTGGAGAAGGCATTCTTTTAGTCCCTTATACTTTGGGTTATGGACAGTACGGAAGTGGCGCTATTCCTGGTTATACTCCTTTAGCCTTTGATGTAAAATTAATTAGCGTTAATAACTAG
- a CDS encoding CDGSH iron-sulfur domain-containing protein: MTKRAKNRSLSVELEGGNYAWCTCGLSENKHLCDGFHK; this comes from the coding sequence ATTACCAAAAGAGCTAAAAATAGATCTCTATCAGTAGAATTAGAAGGAGGGAACTATGCATGGTGTACTTGTGGTTTGTCTGAAAATAAACATTTATGTGATGGTTTTCATAAATAA
- the trpD gene encoding anthranilate phosphoribosyltransferase — protein sequence MKAILNKLYNHERLSKSEAKQILKDIAAEKYNDAHLASFMTVFMMRPITANELAGFRDALMELAIRVDLSDYNTIDIVGTGGDGKDTFNISTLTSFIVAGTGQKVAKHGNYSVSSQSGSSDMLESFGYNFTNDVSVLREHLEKANICFLHAPKFHPAMKAVSGTRKALALKTFFNMLGPLVNPSSPKNHMLGTFNLEVARLYNYILQEEDINYGIIHALDGYDEISLTSGFKFFTKYGEQIINPEDLGQKRIQQSEIFGGNSVADAATIFKSIIGGNGTEAQNNVVLTNAAFALTIVDDTKSFETAFAEAKDSLFGLKAKQTLEKLVSL from the coding sequence ATGAAAGCAATTTTAAACAAATTATATAATCACGAAAGATTGTCTAAATCTGAAGCAAAACAAATCTTAAAAGATATTGCTGCAGAGAAATACAATGATGCTCATTTAGCATCATTTATGACTGTTTTTATGATGCGCCCAATTACCGCAAATGAACTTGCTGGTTTTAGAGATGCGTTAATGGAATTGGCTATAAGAGTAGATTTATCAGATTATAATACCATAGATATTGTTGGTACTGGTGGTGATGGAAAAGATACCTTCAATATATCAACCTTAACTTCTTTTATTGTTGCAGGAACAGGACAAAAAGTAGCAAAACACGGTAATTATTCTGTGTCTTCTCAATCTGGTTCTTCAGATATGTTAGAAAGTTTTGGGTACAATTTTACCAATGATGTAAGTGTTTTAAGAGAACATCTAGAAAAGGCAAATATTTGTTTTTTACATGCGCCTAAATTTCATCCAGCAATGAAAGCTGTAAGTGGAACAAGAAAAGCGTTGGCGTTAAAAACGTTCTTTAATATGTTAGGTCCTTTGGTAAACCCAAGTTCGCCAAAAAACCACATGCTAGGGACTTTTAATTTGGAAGTTGCACGTTTGTACAATTATATTTTACAAGAAGAAGACATCAATTATGGTATTATTCACGCGTTAGATGGTTATGATGAAATTTCGTTAACAAGCGGATTTAAGTTCTTCACGAAGTATGGAGAACAAATTATAAATCCAGAAGATTTAGGGCAGAAAAGAATTCAGCAATCAGAAATATTTGGAGGAAATTCTGTTGCAGATGCAGCTACCATTTTTAAATCTATTATAGGAGGAAACGGAACGGAAGCTCAGAATAACGTAGTGTTAACAAATGCAGCTTTTGCTTTAACTATTGTAGATGATACCAAGTCTTTTGAAACTGCTTTTGCAGAAGCTAAAGATTCGTTATTTGGATTGAAAGCAAAACAAACATTAGAGAAGTTAGTGAGTTTATAA
- a CDS encoding DUF3050 domain-containing protein produces MSSKIAHIESELVSLREDLKNHQLYKKLNSIEDIKTFMEAHVFAVWDFMSLLKALQINLTTVSIPWIPKKNTNLVRFINEITLAEESDVNKDGVLKSHYEMYLDAMQEMNADCSKIAGFIDEISKGEDVVKSIEKLSIHKSIKDFVAYTFKIIDTKEDHKIAAAFTFGREDIIPDMFLKIVGETTLKSNKKFDNFIYYLERHIELDGDEHGPLSLQMIEELCGNDDKKWQEVLEVAKESLQVRINLWSAVEEELKSKNEPILA; encoded by the coding sequence ATGAGTTCTAAAATAGCACATATTGAAAGTGAGTTGGTGTCTTTAAGAGAAGATTTAAAGAACCATCAACTTTATAAAAAGTTAAATTCTATAGAAGATATAAAAACTTTTATGGAAGCACATGTTTTTGCCGTTTGGGATTTTATGTCGCTTTTAAAAGCATTGCAAATCAACTTAACAACGGTTTCAATTCCTTGGATTCCGAAGAAGAACACCAACTTAGTTCGTTTTATCAACGAAATTACGTTGGCAGAAGAAAGTGACGTTAATAAAGATGGTGTTTTAAAAAGTCATTATGAAATGTATTTAGATGCAATGCAAGAAATGAATGCAGATTGCTCTAAAATAGCAGGTTTTATTGATGAAATTTCTAAAGGTGAAGACGTTGTAAAATCGATTGAAAAATTATCGATTCATAAGAGTATAAAAGACTTTGTTGCGTATACTTTTAAAATAATTGATACTAAAGAAGATCATAAAATTGCAGCAGCTTTTACATTTGGTAGAGAAGATATTATACCAGATATGTTTTTAAAAATTGTTGGTGAAACAACTTTAAAAAGTAATAAAAAGTTTGATAATTTTATCTATTATTTAGAAAGACATATTGAGTTAGATGGAGATGAACACGGACCTTTATCATTACAAATGATTGAGGAATTATGTGGTAATGACGATAAGAAATGGCAAGAAGTTTTAGAGGTTGCTAAAGAATCTTTGCAAGTAAGAATTAATTTGTGGAGTGCTGTAGAAGAAGAATTAAAAAGTAAAAACGAACCAATTTTAGCATGA